In Necator americanus strain Aroian chromosome IV, whole genome shotgun sequence, the following proteins share a genomic window:
- a CDS encoding hypothetical protein (NECATOR_CHRIV.G14265.T1) — protein sequence MRYSLMNHPAWVMVSFLSELLVTYGMGKSIDQCANDTDIINSLLKESYNKHYIPSHPTQVRVDMWVQEVTAVSELTQDFEIDLYINEFWEDPALVFDYMNPCKANISFDDKVLQKLWIPNTCFINSKNAAIHESPFRNVFLMVFGNGTLWTNYRMKLTGPCDMNLKRFPFDQQKCFLTFESYNYNTGEVRMQWNQPYPVMLLKPIQLPDFELVNFSVIAVEQMYPAGWWDELTVAFVFKRRYGWYILQGYIPTMVTIVISWISFYLGPRAIPARTMLGVNSLLAMTFQFGNIIRNLPRVSYVKAIDVWMLSGMLFIFLSLLELAVVGFMSRNEGLPPKAKKKRKREESDDEFSWKGIQTSPHLELRQFWVDKRINSVRNSTDALPQFPTDGPPIVEAPYPPLHRSRPRRNVFTSVRKWWKSIPPLRPEVVDFYSAIFFPTAYCMFNVTYWGYYLSSLSAVDDDTVPV from the exons ATGAGATATTCTTTG ATGAATCATCCTGCTTGGGTGATGGTTTCATTTCTCTCGGAATTGCTCGTTACATATGGAATGGGCAAATCCATTGATCAATGTGCCAATGATACTGACATAATCAACAGTTTGCTCAAGGAATCTTATAATAAG CATTATATTCCCTCTCATCCCACGCAAGTTCGGGTGGATATGTGGGTGCAAGAGGTGACGGCAGTATCTGAACTCACTCAGGATTTCGAGATCG ACCTTTATATCAACGAGTTCTGGGAAGATCCAGCATTAGTATTCGATTACATGAATCCGTGCAAGGCAAACATCTCATTCGACGACAAAGTGCTTCAAAAATTATGGATTCCCAACACTTGCTTCATCAATTCGAAAAATGCTGCCATCCATGAATCGCCGTTCAG gaacgtTTTTCTTATGGTATTTGGAAACGGGACTTTGTGGACGAATTATCGTATGAAGCTGACGGGACCGTGTGACATGAACCTCAAGAGGTTTCCTTTCGATCAACAGAAGTGTTTTCTCACTTTCGAATC GTACAATTACAACACAGGTGAAGTACGGATGCAGTGGAATCAGCCGTATCCTGTTATGCTTCTGAAACCGATTCAGCTGCCGGACTTCGAACTGGTGAACTTCAGCGTCATCGCTGTCGAGCAG ATGTATCCGGCAGGGTGGTGGGATGAACTGACAGTTGCGTTCGTTTTTAAACGACGTTACGGGTGGTACATACTACAAGGCTACATCCCTACCATGGTAACAATCGTGATCTCTTGGATCTCTTTCTATTTAGGACCGAG AGCTATACCTGCACGGACAATGTTGGGTGTGAATTCGTTATTAGCAATGACTTTTCAATTCGGCAACATTATCAGGAATCTTCCACGGGTATCTTATGTGAAAGCAATTGACGTCTGGATGCTAAG TGGTATGCTGTTCATTTTCCTTTCCCTGCTGGAGCTGGCAGTTGTTGGATTCATGTCGAGGAACGAAGGGCTACCTCcaaaagcgaaaaagaaacgaaaacgagAGGAGTCGGATGatgaattttcctggaaaggAATTCAGACGAGTCCTCATCTAGAGTTACGACAg ttcTGGGTTGACAAGCGCATCAACTCAGTCCGTAACAGCACAGAT GCGCTTCCGCAATTTCCTACTGACGGGCCGCCAATAGTGGAGGCGCCTTACCCCCCGTTACATCGTAGTCGTCCTAGGCGCAATGTTTTTACATCAGTTCGGAAATGGTGGAAGAGTATTCCACCTCTGCGTCCTGAAGTTGTCGATTTCTACAG tGCCATATTCTTCCCCACTGCGTATTGTATGTTCAATGTGAC TTACTGGGGATACTATTTGTCTAGTCTTTCCGCTGTCGATGACGATACTGTGCCCGTTTGA
- a CDS encoding hypothetical protein (NECATOR_CHRIV.G14265.T2) produces MNHPAWVMVSFLSELLVTYGMGKSIDQCANDTDIINSLLKESYNKHYIPSHPTQVRVDMWVQEVTAVSELTQDFEIDLYINEFWEDPALVFDYMNPCKANISFDDKVLQKLWIPNTCFINSKNAAIHESPFRNVFLMVFGNGTLWTNYRMKLTGPCDMNLKRFPFDQQKCFLTFESYNYNTGEVRMQWNQPYPVMLLKPIQLPDFELVNFSVIAVEQMYPAGWWDELTVAFVFKRRYGWYILQGYIPTMVTIVISWISFYLGPRAIPARTMLGVNSLLAMTFQFGNIIRNLPRVSYVKAIDVWMLSGMLFIFLSLLELAVVGFMSRNEGLPPKAKKKRKREESDDEFSWKGIQTSPHLELRQFWVDKRINSVRNSTDALPQFPTDGPPIVEAPYPPLHRSRPRRNVFTSVRKWWKSIPPLRPEVVDFYSAIFFPTAYCMFNVTYWGYYLSSLSAVDDDTVPV; encoded by the exons ATGAATCATCCTGCTTGGGTGATGGTTTCATTTCTCTCGGAATTGCTCGTTACATATGGAATGGGCAAATCCATTGATCAATGTGCCAATGATACTGACATAATCAACAGTTTGCTCAAGGAATCTTATAATAAG CATTATATTCCCTCTCATCCCACGCAAGTTCGGGTGGATATGTGGGTGCAAGAGGTGACGGCAGTATCTGAACTCACTCAGGATTTCGAGATCG ACCTTTATATCAACGAGTTCTGGGAAGATCCAGCATTAGTATTCGATTACATGAATCCGTGCAAGGCAAACATCTCATTCGACGACAAAGTGCTTCAAAAATTATGGATTCCCAACACTTGCTTCATCAATTCGAAAAATGCTGCCATCCATGAATCGCCGTTCAG gaacgtTTTTCTTATGGTATTTGGAAACGGGACTTTGTGGACGAATTATCGTATGAAGCTGACGGGACCGTGTGACATGAACCTCAAGAGGTTTCCTTTCGATCAACAGAAGTGTTTTCTCACTTTCGAATC GTACAATTACAACACAGGTGAAGTACGGATGCAGTGGAATCAGCCGTATCCTGTTATGCTTCTGAAACCGATTCAGCTGCCGGACTTCGAACTGGTGAACTTCAGCGTCATCGCTGTCGAGCAG ATGTATCCGGCAGGGTGGTGGGATGAACTGACAGTTGCGTTCGTTTTTAAACGACGTTACGGGTGGTACATACTACAAGGCTACATCCCTACCATGGTAACAATCGTGATCTCTTGGATCTCTTTCTATTTAGGACCGAG AGCTATACCTGCACGGACAATGTTGGGTGTGAATTCGTTATTAGCAATGACTTTTCAATTCGGCAACATTATCAGGAATCTTCCACGGGTATCTTATGTGAAAGCAATTGACGTCTGGATGCTAAG TGGTATGCTGTTCATTTTCCTTTCCCTGCTGGAGCTGGCAGTTGTTGGATTCATGTCGAGGAACGAAGGGCTACCTCcaaaagcgaaaaagaaacgaaaacgagAGGAGTCGGATGatgaattttcctggaaaggAATTCAGACGAGTCCTCATCTAGAGTTACGACAg ttcTGGGTTGACAAGCGCATCAACTCAGTCCGTAACAGCACAGAT GCGCTTCCGCAATTTCCTACTGACGGGCCGCCAATAGTGGAGGCGCCTTACCCCCCGTTACATCGTAGTCGTCCTAGGCGCAATGTTTTTACATCAGTTCGGAAATGGTGGAAGAGTATTCCACCTCTGCGTCCTGAAGTTGTCGATTTCTACAG tGCCATATTCTTCCCCACTGCGTATTGTATGTTCAATGTGAC TTACTGGGGATACTATTTGTCTAGTCTTTCCGCTGTCGATGACGATACTGTGCCCGTTTGA
- a CDS encoding hypothetical protein (NECATOR_CHRIV.G14266.T1), which yields MSEMSDKLETPQRRGNPQMSRLKALKKKKTKKTTPRSKRKSPGEKKVIVTSKDKKGNGKIGSELAVSLSNSEEQEDKKQSNAENASDMNIANKPFIWKDNRENELEIRLEKLNKILSEIKEEKIQKIRESVSKWEAKYERRLMDLELSMLNFEKRCRYDKAELNEQISRVEEMSDMNTVMRQRIEKRLIAHGVATQSEHTKQKILTVTLNMLRGILYYAAQIRDAFTPRNPNFVKTDDDSSTMSSIQPKEGNLTSGAVAVPREDSSTSSTPRKEKEDLSTLWPVEKPSEEGLNVAAAANKKQCTSITRTTTKSKENDLSSSPATDPKEYSQVAITRSKSSDDVSLLNTDSKRKEDASTTGTSSMKERHALSPNITLTPKDSSVKTAKE from the exons ATGTCGGAGATGTCGGACAAACTTGAGACTCCGCAGCGCCGCGGTAATCCTCAAATGTCGAGGCTGAAAGCGTTGAAGAAG aaaaagaccAAGAAAACGACGCCACGTTCGAAAAG aaagTCACCCGGTGAAAAGAAAGTCATAGTAACAAGTAAAGATaagaaaggaaatggaaaaatcggTTCAGAG CTTGCTGTATCGTTATCCAATTCCGAAGAAcaagaggataaaaaacaaagcaacgCCGAAAATGCGTCCGACATGAACATTGC GAACAAGCCTTTCATATGGAAAGACAATCGCGAAAATGAGTTGGAGATCCGTCtagaaaaactgaataaaattttgtcAGAAATCAAG GAggaaaagattcaaaaaataagagaaagtgTGTCAAAATGGGAAGCAAAATACGAAAGACGGCTAATGGATCTGGAACTATCGATGTTGAACTTTGAGAAGAGATGCAGGTACGACAAAGCCGAGCTGAACGAACAG ATTAGTCGCGTTGAAGAAATGTCAGACATGAATACCGTGATGAGGCAACGCATTGAGAAAAGATTAATAGCGCATGGAGTTGCGACACAATCGGAACATACTAAGCAGAAGATCCTCACAGTGACTCTCAACATGCTACGAGGAATACTTTATTATGCGGCTCAAATACGAGATGCTTTCACGCCCAGAAATCCGAATTTCGTAAAAACAGACGACGATAGTTCAACGATGAGCAGCATACAACCAAAAGAAGGAAACTTAACCTCGGGCGCTGTTGCGGTGCCAAGAGAAGACAGTTCAACCTCAAGTACtccaaggaaagaaaaagaagacctTTCAACACTGTGGCCAGTTGAAAAACCAAGTGAAGAAGGTTTAAATGTAGCTGCAGCTGCAAATAAGAAGCAATGCACTTCAATAACTCGTACTACtacaaaatcaaaagaaaatgatttatCATCAAGCCCTGCCACAGATCCCAAGGAATATAGCCAGGTAGCGATAACTAGGTCGAAATCAAGTGACGATGTTTCATTGCTAAACACTGATTCAAAACGAAAGGAAGATGCCTCAACTACTGGCACTTCTTCAATGAAAGAAAGGCATGCATTATCGCCAAACATCACTTTAACACCGAAAGATAGTTCAGTTAAAACAGCTAAGGAATAG
- a CDS encoding hypothetical protein (NECATOR_CHRIV.G14266.T2): MSDKLETPQRRGNPQMSRLKALKKKKTKKTTPRSKRKSPGEKKVIVTSKDKKGNGKIGSELAVSLSNSEEQEDKKQSNAENASDMNIANKPFIWKDNRENELEIRLEKLNKILSEIKEEKIQKIRESVSKWEAKYERRLMDLELSMLNFEKRCRYDKAELNEQISRVEEMSDMNTVMRQRIEKRLIAHGVATQSEHTKQKILTVTLNMLRGILYYAAQIRDAFTPRNPNFVKTDDDSSTMSSIQPKEGNLTSGAVAVPREDSSTSSTPRKEKEDLSTLWPVEKPSEEGLNVAAAANKKQCTSITRTTTKSKENDLSSSPATDPKEYSQVAITRSKSSDDVSLLNTDSKRKEDASTTGTSSMKERHALSPNITLTPKDSSVKTAKE, translated from the exons ATGTCGGACAAACTTGAGACTCCGCAGCGCCGCGGTAATCCTCAAATGTCGAGGCTGAAAGCGTTGAAGAAG aaaaagaccAAGAAAACGACGCCACGTTCGAAAAG aaagTCACCCGGTGAAAAGAAAGTCATAGTAACAAGTAAAGATaagaaaggaaatggaaaaatcggTTCAGAG CTTGCTGTATCGTTATCCAATTCCGAAGAAcaagaggataaaaaacaaagcaacgCCGAAAATGCGTCCGACATGAACATTGC GAACAAGCCTTTCATATGGAAAGACAATCGCGAAAATGAGTTGGAGATCCGTCtagaaaaactgaataaaattttgtcAGAAATCAAG GAggaaaagattcaaaaaataagagaaagtgTGTCAAAATGGGAAGCAAAATACGAAAGACGGCTAATGGATCTGGAACTATCGATGTTGAACTTTGAGAAGAGATGCAGGTACGACAAAGCCGAGCTGAACGAACAG ATTAGTCGCGTTGAAGAAATGTCAGACATGAATACCGTGATGAGGCAACGCATTGAGAAAAGATTAATAGCGCATGGAGTTGCGACACAATCGGAACATACTAAGCAGAAGATCCTCACAGTGACTCTCAACATGCTACGAGGAATACTTTATTATGCGGCTCAAATACGAGATGCTTTCACGCCCAGAAATCCGAATTTCGTAAAAACAGACGACGATAGTTCAACGATGAGCAGCATACAACCAAAAGAAGGAAACTTAACCTCGGGCGCTGTTGCGGTGCCAAGAGAAGACAGTTCAACCTCAAGTACtccaaggaaagaaaaagaagacctTTCAACACTGTGGCCAGTTGAAAAACCAAGTGAAGAAGGTTTAAATGTAGCTGCAGCTGCAAATAAGAAGCAATGCACTTCAATAACTCGTACTACtacaaaatcaaaagaaaatgatttatCATCAAGCCCTGCCACAGATCCCAAGGAATATAGCCAGGTAGCGATAACTAGGTCGAAATCAAGTGACGATGTTTCATTGCTAAACACTGATTCAAAACGAAAGGAAGATGCCTCAACTACTGGCACTTCTTCAATGAAAGAAAGGCATGCATTATCGCCAAACATCACTTTAACACCGAAAGATAGTTCAGTTAAAACAGCTAAGGAATAG